The following proteins are encoded in a genomic region of Flammeovirga pectinis:
- a CDS encoding LytR/AlgR family response regulator transcription factor produces the protein MKILIIEDELPTANYLEKLINQYNSSFEIVAKLSSVEDSIEWFKSNIQPDLIFQDISLSDGNCFEIYKQVTVQSPLIFTTAYSEYALESFQLNSIDYIVKPYGFEDIQRVLNKFSLYRDLFITSSPSSMNEIQENNKRKIKKRFLVSIGEQLRTVKAEEIAFIRFDEGLTFLHLYDDKKYPIDKSISTLESQLDSSQFFRINRKYILRIDSIKKINTWFNSRLQIETNPPTPEELIVSRDRVKAFKDWLDS, from the coding sequence ATGAAAATTTTAATCATTGAGGATGAACTTCCTACCGCTAATTACTTAGAAAAGTTAATTAATCAATATAATTCTTCTTTTGAAATTGTAGCAAAACTTTCATCCGTAGAGGATAGTATAGAATGGTTTAAATCAAATATACAACCCGATTTAATTTTTCAAGATATTTCTCTAAGCGATGGCAACTGTTTTGAAATTTACAAACAAGTAACGGTACAAAGTCCTTTAATATTCACAACTGCTTATAGTGAATATGCATTAGAATCTTTTCAGCTAAATAGTATAGATTACATTGTAAAACCATACGGTTTCGAAGATATTCAAAGAGTCTTAAATAAGTTCTCACTCTACCGTGATTTGTTTATTACCTCCTCTCCTTCTTCTATGAATGAGATACAAGAGAATAACAAAAGGAAAATCAAAAAGCGGTTTTTAGTATCAATTGGTGAACAATTAAGAACGGTAAAGGCAGAGGAAATAGCTTTTATTAGATTCGATGAAGGGCTTACGTTTCTTCATTTGTATGATGATAAAAAATACCCCATAGATAAAAGCATTTCTACTTTAGAATCTCAATTAGACTCCTCACAGTTTTTTAGAATCAATCGGAAATATATTCTTAGAATTGATTCAATAAAGAAAATTAATACTTGGTTTAATTCAAGGTTACAAATTGAAACAAATCCACCTACACCAGAAGAACTCATTGTGAGTAGAGATAGAGTAAAAGCATTTAAAGATTGGTTAGATAGCTAA
- a CDS encoding sensor histidine kinase, producing MPTIFSNRSPKYQFLLRLTIVFLIQLLIKAFDYSFGGVFPLTVRGATFTIVFTSYWLLCWYMAEFIQKKVATFKSPFEIITHLLFGFFVGVSSNIIYMLGDTYIFDNGHLWEDIRFYNPELVTGLTIFYILLYIVYRNVDKEITIKENQINLETIEKEMFKSQYMALKAQIEPHFLFNSLSVLSSLVHTDQKLASDFIIKLSKTLRYIIEQNKRVTVPLEEELKIVEDYFFLLKTRFGDSIQLNINLSDDLLQTTILPPASIQILIENAVKHNKFSIKKPLIIDVISDGNIIQVCNTYDKKELDENSTGMGLSNINKRYQLIANQNITIEKNKTIFIVSLPALSQINHENFNH from the coding sequence ATGCCTACAATATTTTCAAATAGATCGCCCAAATATCAATTCCTACTTAGGTTAACTATTGTCTTTTTAATACAATTATTAATAAAAGCATTTGACTATAGTTTTGGAGGAGTCTTCCCATTAACTGTAAGAGGAGCTACTTTTACCATTGTGTTCACCTCTTATTGGTTACTCTGTTGGTATATGGCAGAATTTATCCAAAAGAAAGTAGCCACTTTTAAATCTCCGTTCGAAATTATCACGCATCTCTTATTTGGTTTTTTTGTGGGTGTTTCATCTAATATAATTTACATGTTAGGTGATACTTACATTTTTGATAATGGACACCTCTGGGAAGATATTAGGTTTTATAATCCGGAGTTAGTTACAGGACTTACAATTTTTTATATTTTACTCTATATTGTTTATAGAAATGTAGATAAAGAAATCACTATCAAAGAGAATCAAATCAATCTAGAGACGATAGAAAAAGAAATGTTCAAATCTCAATATATGGCATTAAAAGCTCAGATTGAACCACATTTTCTCTTTAATAGTCTTAGTGTCTTATCAAGCTTAGTTCATACAGATCAAAAGTTAGCATCTGATTTTATCATTAAGTTATCGAAGACTTTACGGTATATTATTGAGCAAAATAAGAGAGTAACTGTTCCTTTAGAAGAAGAATTAAAAATTGTTGAAGATTACTTCTTCTTATTAAAAACTAGATTCGGTGATAGTATTCAATTAAATATCAATCTTTCTGATGATTTATTACAAACTACTATTTTACCTCCAGCTAGCATCCAAATATTAATAGAAAACGCTGTTAAGCACAACAAATTTTCAATAAAAAAACCTTTAATAATAGACGTTATTTCTGACGGTAATATTATTCAGGTTTGTAATACTTATGACAAAAAAGAGCTCGATGAAAACTCTACAGGAATGGGGTTATCAAACATCAATAAAAGGTATCAATTGATAGCAAATCAAAATATTACCATCGAAAAAAATAAGACTATTTTTATAGTTAGTTTACCAGCTTTATCTCAAATCAATCATGAAAATTTTAATCATTGA
- a CDS encoding ABC transporter ATP-binding protein, with protein MIEIKDLVKTYNENTIPVHALNHVNLEIKEGEFTAVVGPSGCGKTTFLNILGGLDKPTSGNIFIDGTNLHDRSSSDMITYRRDNIGFVFQDYSLMPVLTAEENVEFIMELQGRSKKDRKARSQELLKAVGIADKGNQFPTKLSGGQQQRVAVARALASKPKLILADEPTANLDSKATSDLLDIMRHLNEKENITFVIATHDQRVMDRAKRVIQFDDGKIIDAK; from the coding sequence ATGATAGAAATAAAAGATTTAGTCAAAACATATAACGAAAATACAATTCCTGTACATGCATTAAATCATGTAAATTTGGAAATTAAAGAAGGTGAATTTACAGCTGTAGTTGGTCCTTCGGGATGTGGTAAAACAACTTTTCTTAATATTTTAGGAGGGTTGGATAAGCCAACATCAGGTAATATTTTTATTGATGGGACAAATTTACACGACCGTTCATCTTCTGATATGATTACTTATAGAAGAGATAATATTGGATTTGTTTTTCAAGATTACTCTTTGATGCCAGTACTTACTGCAGAAGAAAATGTGGAGTTTATTATGGAGCTTCAAGGACGTTCTAAAAAAGATAGAAAAGCACGTTCTCAAGAACTATTAAAAGCTGTTGGCATTGCTGACAAAGGCAACCAATTTCCTACAAAGTTATCTGGTGGTCAACAACAAAGAGTTGCAGTAGCAAGAGCATTAGCATCTAAACCAAAGCTTATTTTAGCCGATGAGCCTACTGCAAATTTAGATTCTAAGGCTACTTCTGATCTTTTGGATATCATGAGACATCTTAATGAAAAAGAGAACATTACTTTTGTTATTGCTACACATGATCAGCGAGTAATGGACAGAGCAAAACGCGTTATCCAATTTGATGATGGTAAAATCATTGATGCAAAATAA
- a CDS encoding ABC transporter permease — translation MMITKISWRNVWRNKMRSGILIASIAVGLLGGIFTMALINGMMESKIQESLITELAHVQIHKKGFEVNNSFSDSIRNFQAVVKVAENDSLTKGCSPRVIVQGMASSANDSQGIKIIGINPTKEFTVTDLPKFLIKGDYFKGKRKNQIVIGEGLAKKLKVKIRSKIVIAYMGPDKEMVNTAYRVAGIFATSSPDFDKGVVFTQSKDMWKNAGQEFIHEIALTSIDGGSSPEGLRDHLENDLHNKQLNVQTWRQIVPELSALAETGNTNSYIILGIILFALGFGILNSMTMAIWERSRELGVLMAVGLERSKVFIMIVLETIYLSLIGSSIGGLISIALIAYYGKHGLKYSEGTIAGFSNIVYPVLSAESFIPLFFMVLITAIIAALPPAFKAIKLNPAEAVRYKG, via the coding sequence ATGATGATTACAAAAATATCTTGGCGAAATGTTTGGAGAAACAAAATGAGAAGTGGTATTCTCATCGCCTCAATTGCAGTGGGTTTATTAGGGGGTATTTTTACAATGGCTCTAATTAACGGAATGATGGAATCTAAGATTCAAGAGTCTTTGATTACAGAGTTAGCACATGTTCAAATCCATAAAAAAGGATTTGAAGTCAATAATAGCTTTAGTGATTCAATAAGAAATTTTCAAGCTGTTGTAAAAGTAGCAGAAAACGACTCCTTAACTAAAGGTTGTTCTCCTAGAGTTATTGTTCAAGGAATGGCTTCTTCTGCTAATGACAGTCAAGGAATCAAAATTATTGGCATAAATCCAACCAAAGAATTCACGGTAACTGATTTACCAAAATTCTTAATTAAAGGTGATTACTTTAAAGGAAAAAGGAAAAATCAGATTGTTATTGGTGAAGGACTTGCAAAAAAACTAAAAGTAAAAATCCGTTCAAAAATTGTCATCGCTTATATGGGGCCTGATAAAGAAATGGTAAATACTGCTTATAGAGTAGCTGGTATTTTTGCTACAAGTTCTCCAGATTTTGATAAAGGTGTTGTTTTCACTCAATCTAAGGATATGTGGAAAAACGCAGGACAAGAGTTTATTCATGAAATAGCTTTAACATCTATCGATGGAGGTTCTTCTCCAGAAGGGTTAAGAGATCACTTAGAAAATGACCTTCATAATAAACAATTAAATGTTCAGACTTGGAGACAAATAGTTCCTGAATTAAGTGCTCTTGCTGAAACTGGAAATACAAATAGTTACATTATTTTAGGTATAATATTATTTGCTTTAGGGTTTGGAATCTTAAACTCTATGACGATGGCAATTTGGGAAAGATCTAGAGAACTTGGTGTCTTAATGGCTGTGGGTTTAGAAAGATCTAAAGTATTTATAATGATTGTTTTAGAAACAATTTACCTTTCATTAATTGGTAGTAGTATTGGTGGTCTTATCTCCATTGCATTAATTGCTTATTATGGCAAACATGGTCTTAAATATTCTGAAGGCACTATTGCGGGATTTAGCAACATTGTTTACCCTGTTCTATCTGCAGAATCATTTATACCCTTATTCTTTATGGTATTAATTACAGCAATTATTGCTGCATTACCTCCTGCATTTAAAGCCATTAAATTAAACCCTGCCGAAGCTGTGAGATATAAAGGTTAA
- a CDS encoding ABC transporter permease: MITKIAWRNLWRSKRRTITSISSIFFAVILAILMRSLQEGSYGQMIDTAARFYMGYGQVHKKGFWEDKSINNLMTDSKKTRDQILSEKNVKDVFGRLETYGMAATDSLTKGVMIVGTEPEGENQLSNLSSKIVKGKYINNNSKGILIGEGLSKYLGLTVNDTLAILGQGYHGATAAELYKIDGVIKHPNPQMNNQVVYMSLPTVQYFVSAPNMLNAYILNVNDNQKIEKTVAGIREKLSGEDFEVMSWAELSPEMVNLINTDREGGKLMIYILYIVIAFGIFSTILMMTIEREREFGILIAVGMVKRKIYNMLLQESLFIGLIGIFSSFLAGFPILLYMENHPIAITGANGDAMAKMGMEPLLRFTASLDIIWPQALLMACIMVLCTVYPIYYISKLKTVEAIHS; this comes from the coding sequence ATGATTACAAAAATAGCATGGCGAAATTTATGGAGAAGCAAGAGAAGAACAATCACTAGTATCTCTTCTATCTTTTTCGCTGTCATACTTGCAATACTCATGAGGTCGTTGCAAGAAGGGTCTTATGGTCAAATGATTGATACTGCCGCAAGATTTTATATGGGATATGGTCAGGTACATAAAAAAGGATTTTGGGAGGATAAATCAATCAATAATTTGATGACTGACTCTAAAAAAACACGAGATCAAATCCTTTCAGAAAAAAATGTAAAAGATGTTTTTGGTAGGTTAGAAACTTATGGAATGGCTGCAACAGATTCTCTTACAAAAGGGGTTATGATTGTAGGAACTGAACCAGAAGGTGAAAATCAACTTAGTAATCTATCCAGTAAAATTGTTAAGGGAAAGTATATCAATAATAATAGTAAGGGTATTCTTATTGGCGAAGGATTGTCAAAATATTTAGGCCTTACCGTTAATGATACATTAGCAATTTTAGGACAAGGATACCATGGAGCTACTGCTGCTGAATTATACAAAATTGATGGTGTAATTAAGCATCCTAACCCACAAATGAACAATCAGGTGGTATACATGTCTTTACCGACTGTTCAATATTTTGTTTCTGCTCCTAATATGCTTAACGCTTATATTTTAAATGTAAATGATAATCAGAAAATTGAAAAAACAGTTGCTGGTATTCGTGAAAAATTATCGGGAGAAGACTTTGAAGTAATGAGTTGGGCAGAGTTATCTCCAGAAATGGTTAACCTGATTAATACAGACAGAGAAGGAGGAAAGCTAATGATTTATATACTCTACATAGTTATTGCTTTCGGCATCTTTAGTACTATTTTAATGATGACTATAGAAAGGGAAAGAGAATTTGGTATCCTGATAGCTGTAGGTATGGTAAAAAGAAAAATCTACAATATGCTACTTCAAGAGTCTTTATTTATTGGTTTAATAGGTATTTTCTCTTCATTTTTAGCGGGTTTTCCAATTTTATTATACATGGAAAATCATCCTATTGCCATCACAGGTGCAAATGGAGATGCAATGGCTAAAATGGGTATGGAACCACTACTTAGGTTTACGGCTAGTTTAGATATTATCTGGCCTCAGGCACTTTTAATGGCATGTATTATGGTGCTCTGCACAGTTTATCCAATCTATTACATATCAAAATTAAAAACAGTTGAAGCCATTCATTCTTAA
- a CDS encoding outer membrane lipoprotein-sorting protein: MKKIPIILSVIFCFITSLTFGQDASEIIKKMQDHQRGKSSYTNMTMKVVRPDWTRTMNMKSWSLGGEDYFLVLITSPAKDKGSASLKRLKEMWSWTPSIERTIKISPSMMSQAWMGSDFTNDDLMKGSSVVNDYSHKLLGKETVNGLECYKVEMIPHEDAAVVWGKVLVWVTTDGIYNQMKVENYDEDMYLVNTLNQYDVKELGGRMMPTRQEMVPADEEGKKTVMILNDAKFNQKISPNFFTQQNMKRVR; the protein is encoded by the coding sequence ATGAAAAAAATTCCAATAATCCTTAGTGTAATTTTCTGCTTTATTACCTCCCTTACATTTGGACAAGATGCTTCCGAGATAATAAAAAAGATGCAAGATCATCAGAGAGGAAAAAGTAGTTACACTAATATGACAATGAAAGTTGTTCGACCAGATTGGACTAGAACAATGAATATGAAATCTTGGTCTTTAGGTGGTGAAGATTATTTTTTGGTATTAATAACCTCTCCTGCAAAAGATAAAGGTTCTGCTTCATTAAAAAGATTAAAAGAGATGTGGAGTTGGACTCCAAGTATAGAACGAACTATTAAAATTTCTCCGTCTATGATGTCTCAAGCATGGATGGGATCTGACTTTACTAACGATGACCTTATGAAAGGCTCTTCTGTTGTAAACGATTATAGCCACAAATTACTTGGTAAAGAAACTGTAAATGGTTTAGAATGCTATAAAGTTGAAATGATTCCTCATGAAGATGCGGCTGTCGTTTGGGGTAAAGTATTGGTATGGGTGACAACAGATGGTATCTATAATCAAATGAAAGTAGAAAACTACGATGAAGACATGTATCTAGTAAATACTTTAAATCAATATGATGTAAAAGAGTTAGGAGGACGAATGATGCCTACTCGTCAAGAAATGGTTCCTGCAGATGAAGAAGGTAAGAAAACGGTTATGATCTTGAATGATGCAAAATTTAATCAAAAGATTTCTCCAAACTTCTTCACACAACAAAATATGAAACGTGTTAGATAA
- a CDS encoding TetR/AcrR family transcriptional regulator, with the protein MSKSTKEHIIEVALQLFKTKGMNNISLNDVVKASSVSKGALYHHFKNKDELLIACLLSFWKNQSETWIEVPFEEMSLLDVINLLKVETANSIENFTSDHDNSFEFYITTLFSVRKYPQIQEFSKGFFNHFKNGIEKVIKNDQKAGIIKKEIIPSDLAQLIIATGEGLGVLSFAQIYDIPKDIFNNVYNQIYKSVTY; encoded by the coding sequence ATGTCAAAAAGTACAAAAGAACATATTATTGAGGTTGCTCTTCAATTATTTAAAACTAAAGGAATGAATAATATTTCTTTAAATGATGTCGTTAAAGCATCCTCTGTTTCTAAAGGAGCATTGTATCATCATTTTAAAAATAAAGATGAATTATTAATTGCGTGTCTTTTGTCTTTTTGGAAAAACCAATCAGAAACATGGATAGAAGTACCTTTTGAGGAAATGTCATTACTCGACGTTATAAACCTACTTAAAGTGGAGACTGCAAATTCTATTGAGAACTTTACAAGTGATCATGATAATTCATTCGAATTTTATATCACAACCTTATTTTCTGTTCGAAAATATCCTCAAATTCAAGAATTTAGTAAAGGCTTTTTTAATCATTTTAAAAATGGTATTGAAAAAGTGATTAAAAACGATCAAAAAGCAGGTATAATAAAAAAAGAAATAATCCCTTCAGATTTAGCACAACTAATTATTGCAACAGGAGAAGGGTTGGGTGTATTATCATTTGCTCAAATATATGATATACCTAAAGACATTTTTAACAACGTATATAACCAAATTTATAAATCAGTTACCTATTAA
- a CDS encoding lysophospholipid acyltransferase family protein codes for MGENKETDKKRNITNEFDKVKEKDQKKKRFQLIRRDNFGNILFLKRMLIGTLAAFTYPRLKLHNNLEVKGMEVLKDLPDNNVLFISNHQTYYTDVISFYHIFSSAKWGFKKGVANLPVYMLNPRVNIYYVAAEETMKQSGLIPKIFSLAGAVTVKRSWRAQGKDVKRGADINAPLKIKKALDQGWLVTFPQGTTSPYAPVRKGTGNIIKSYNPIVVPIEIDGFRRAFDKKGLFFKKRGTKLKVHIKDPIQFSPDASVDEIVKTITNAIGQNPDNKPKFD; via the coding sequence ATGGGAGAGAATAAAGAGACAGATAAGAAACGAAATATTACCAACGAGTTTGATAAGGTTAAAGAAAAAGATCAAAAGAAAAAGCGATTCCAATTAATAAGAAGAGATAATTTTGGTAATATTCTTTTTTTAAAGAGAATGTTAATAGGCACATTAGCTGCATTTACTTACCCACGATTAAAATTACATAATAATCTAGAAGTAAAAGGTATGGAAGTACTTAAAGACCTTCCTGATAATAATGTCCTATTTATATCCAACCATCAAACATATTATACAGATGTAATTTCTTTCTACCACATTTTCTCAAGTGCAAAATGGGGATTTAAGAAGGGAGTAGCCAACTTACCTGTATATATGCTTAACCCTAGAGTAAATATTTATTATGTTGCCGCAGAAGAAACAATGAAACAAAGCGGTCTAATACCAAAAATATTTTCTTTAGCTGGAGCGGTTACTGTTAAGCGTTCATGGAGAGCACAGGGAAAAGACGTAAAAAGAGGAGCTGATATTAATGCTCCATTAAAAATTAAAAAAGCATTAGATCAAGGATGGTTAGTAACATTCCCTCAAGGTACAACTAGTCCATACGCTCCTGTTAGAAAAGGAACAGGGAATATTATTAAGAGTTATAACCCAATTGTTGTTCCTATAGAAATTGATGGCTTTAGACGAGCTTTTGATAAAAAAGGACTATTCTTTAAAAAGAGAGGTACCAAATTAAAAGTCCATATTAAAGATCCTATACAATTTTCACCAGACGCAAGTGTTGATGAAATTGTAAAAACGATAACGAATGCAATTGGTCAAAACCCAGATAACAAACCAAAGTTTGACTAA
- the rplU gene encoding 50S ribosomal protein L21, giving the protein MYAIVEIAGQQFKVEENKYIYTHKLDSEEGAAVEFEKVLLVDNADNVSVGAPTVEGAKVTGKVLAHVKGEKVIVFKKKRRKGYRVKNGHRQHFTKVLIEGISN; this is encoded by the coding sequence ATGTACGCAATTGTAGAAATAGCAGGTCAGCAATTCAAAGTAGAAGAAAATAAATATATCTACACGCACAAATTAGACTCTGAAGAGGGTGCTGCAGTAGAATTTGAAAAAGTCCTTCTAGTAGATAACGCTGACAATGTATCAGTAGGTGCACCAACTGTAGAAGGTGCAAAAGTGACAGGTAAGGTACTTGCTCACGTAAAAGGCGAAAAAGTTATCGTCTTTAAGAAAAAGAGAAGAAAAGGATACAGAGTGAAGAACGGTCATAGACAGCACTTCACAAAGGTTCTTATCGAAGGTATCTCTAACTAA
- the rpmA gene encoding 50S ribosomal protein L27, translating into MAHKKGAGSSRNGRESESKRLGVKIFGGSAAKAGNILVRQRGTQHHPGQNVGMGKDHTIFALVDGTVQFKKSRLGRSFISVVPTAE; encoded by the coding sequence ATGGCACACAAGAAAGGAGCGGGTAGCTCAAGAAACGGTAGAGAGTCGGAAAGTAAACGACTTGGTGTGAAAATTTTCGGAGGATCAGCTGCTAAAGCTGGTAACATCCTAGTTAGACAGCGTGGTACTCAACACCACCCTGGTCAAAACGTAGGTATGGGAAAAGATCACACAATTTTCGCACTAGTAGACGGAACTGTACAGTTCAAGAAATCTAGATTGGGAAGATCTTTCATTTCAGTAGTTCCAACTGCTGAATAG
- the lptC gene encoding LPS export ABC transporter periplasmic protein LptC, with protein sequence MIKKILILAIVSVTLFSCGSKTRTKREAREIVMGTETPDFTAFNIETVHTEDAIPKNRLKAKVQMRYKNGNERYPEGIDIVTFDEEDLSEASHLVADSAIYTADSTLYTVYGNVVLDDYKKGQKLETDTLHFNKENGDIYTDDRVRIAKEGEIVTGRGMRANQNNPDEYELLDIEGTVYSD encoded by the coding sequence ATGATAAAGAAAATATTAATTTTAGCAATCGTATCAGTAACCCTATTTTCATGTGGTTCTAAGACACGTACGAAAAGAGAAGCAAGAGAAATTGTAATGGGAACAGAAACTCCCGATTTTACTGCTTTTAATATTGAAACGGTCCATACAGAAGATGCTATTCCAAAGAATAGATTAAAGGCAAAAGTACAAATGCGTTACAAAAATGGTAACGAGCGTTATCCTGAAGGAATTGATATTGTTACTTTTGATGAAGAAGATCTTTCAGAAGCATCTCATTTAGTAGCAGATAGTGCAATTTATACGGCTGATAGCACACTTTACACTGTATATGGTAATGTTGTACTTGATGATTATAAGAAAGGCCAGAAATTAGAAACAGATACGCTTCATTTCAATAAAGAGAACGGTGATATTTATACTGATGATAGAGTTCGTATTGCAAAAGAAGGTGAAATCGTTACAGGTAGAGGAATGAGAGCAAATCAGAACAATCCTGACGAATATGAGCTTTTAGATATTGAGGGTACAGTATACTCAGACTAG
- a CDS encoding vWA domain-containing protein — protein sequence MNGLYIEYSWWWMFFGILSCALATYFFYTKKQVWSISINRILILLRFSVLSVVIFLLLDPMFKSIERYFEKPIISFVIDNSESMKATVTKENLNNLLESLVKTADRIKEEGYDTKFYNLAGDKIEENDLASLEFDYKVTNISKSIQKLEEVNEHENLAGITLVTDGIFNQGFSPLFVPSVVPIYTVGIGDTIPQIDLQVKEVYANKIAYLGNKFPVIAEIVNEGFMGKEVEVTLSSRGRKIAKKRYKINSEKGFEQVKFTVDAKKKGYQKFTVSAKALDGEFSTENNTKSIYIEVIEGKEKILLVANAPHPDIKAIRAGIESNKNYELHVYIPGIKLKNGKGYDKNSKYDLVILHEYPNVKRKAAILLKELAKKQIPFWYIVGDRTDINTFNKMNSLLSIEGYRGQKDKVTAAFDTKFSFFTFPSDKKQLIEKMSPIEVPFGEYKLKSGTALMYQQIGAVKTSKPLLILGETGGVKSAVLVGTGLWKWRLQESFLQSDEQATDELISKVVQYLSTKTDKRRFRVNTTNSEYSDIEDVVIETEVYNDIYESIYGHTIDLVVKNEKGETTSFTYLNSAPYFKYHLSDLEEGVYSFVASTEIDGKKEYSTGSFAIKEMALEALNPTANFSLLRGVADKSGGVYYNADDMSGLSDLLATNKASQRIHAEEKYKELGSNMWILGLMFILLFSEWIIRKLHGGF from the coding sequence ATGAACGGACTTTATATAGAATACTCTTGGTGGTGGATGTTTTTTGGCATCCTAAGTTGTGCTTTAGCTACTTATTTTTTTTACACAAAGAAACAGGTTTGGTCTATTTCTATAAATAGGATACTTATTCTATTAAGATTTTCTGTACTTTCAGTAGTAATTTTTTTACTATTAGACCCTATGTTTAAAAGCATAGAAAGGTATTTCGAAAAGCCTATTATTTCTTTTGTGATCGATAATTCTGAGTCGATGAAGGCTACTGTTACTAAAGAGAATTTAAATAATCTTTTAGAATCATTAGTTAAGACAGCAGATAGAATTAAAGAAGAAGGGTACGACACTAAATTCTATAATCTAGCAGGTGATAAAATTGAAGAAAATGATTTAGCTTCTTTAGAATTCGATTACAAGGTGACAAACATAAGTAAATCAATTCAAAAATTAGAAGAAGTAAACGAACATGAAAACCTTGCTGGAATTACATTAGTTACTGATGGTATTTTTAATCAAGGTTTCTCTCCTTTATTTGTACCTTCTGTAGTACCAATTTATACGGTTGGTATTGGAGATACAATTCCACAAATAGACTTACAAGTAAAAGAAGTTTACGCCAATAAGATTGCTTATTTAGGGAATAAATTTCCTGTAATTGCAGAAATAGTAAACGAAGGTTTCATGGGGAAAGAAGTAGAAGTTACTTTATCCTCAAGAGGAAGAAAAATTGCTAAAAAGCGCTACAAAATAAATAGTGAAAAAGGGTTTGAGCAAGTTAAATTTACTGTTGATGCTAAGAAAAAAGGCTATCAGAAATTTACAGTAAGTGCAAAAGCATTAGATGGTGAATTTTCTACGGAAAACAATACGAAATCAATTTATATTGAAGTGATTGAAGGGAAGGAAAAGATTCTATTAGTAGCAAATGCACCTCACCCAGATATTAAGGCTATACGTGCAGGCATAGAAAGTAATAAGAACTACGAATTACACGTATATATCCCTGGAATTAAACTTAAAAACGGTAAGGGGTATGATAAAAACTCTAAGTACGATTTAGTTATTTTACACGAATACCCTAATGTAAAACGTAAAGCAGCCATTTTGCTTAAAGAATTGGCTAAAAAACAGATTCCATTTTGGTATATAGTAGGAGATAGAACAGATATCAATACGTTTAATAAAATGAATTCATTATTAAGCATTGAGGGGTATAGAGGTCAGAAAGATAAAGTAACAGCTGCTTTCGATACTAAATTTTCATTCTTTACTTTTCCATCAGATAAAAAACAATTGATAGAAAAGATGTCGCCTATTGAAGTTCCTTTTGGAGAATATAAATTGAAATCAGGTACTGCATTAATGTACCAACAAATAGGAGCAGTAAAAACGTCTAAACCTTTACTGATTCTAGGTGAAACTGGAGGTGTAAAATCTGCAGTACTAGTAGGAACTGGTTTATGGAAATGGCGATTGCAAGAGAGTTTTTTACAATCTGATGAGCAAGCTACTGATGAGCTAATAAGTAAAGTAGTTCAATACTTATCAACAAAAACAGATAAACGTAGATTTCGAGTTAACACAACAAATTCAGAATATTCTGATATTGAAGATGTTGTTATAGAAACGGAAGTTTACAACGATATATATGAATCTATTTATGGACATACTATAGATTTAGTAGTTAAAAATGAGAAAGGAGAAACAACATCTTTTACTTATTTAAATTCAGCTCCTTATTTTAAATACCATTTATCTGATTTAGAAGAAGGTGTTTATTCTTTTGTAGCATCGACCGAAATTGATGGAAAAAAAGAATATTCAACAGGGAGTTTTGCAATAAAAGAAATGGCTTTAGAAGCACTTAATCCAACTGCTAATTTTTCTCTATTACGTGGAGTAGCAGATAAATCTGGAGGGGTATACTATAATGCAGACGATATGAGTGGGCTATCTGATTTATTGGCTACTAACAAAGCAAGTCAGCGAATTCATGCGGAAGAAAAATACAAAGAGTTAGGTTCTAATATGTGGATCTTAGGCTTGATGTTTATTTTACTTTTTTCTGAATGGATTATCCGTAAGCTACATGGAGGATTTTAA